The genomic DNA TGAAAGGGATTGAAATTTATATTATGTTTTCATCTTAAATAGAATTTTTATAAAGTGATGTATTGTTGGTATATGACACCAGAGAAATTGGCTAGAATATATAAAGATGTTTCTAATGTATATTGAAAATGTGAACAACAGGAAAGCACATTTTATCATgtgtggtggacatgtgaaaaGGCTTTAAAATTGATTCAAATATACATATTGATAAAGAGAATTTGGTGTTCAACTAAAACCGGAACTTTTTCTTTTGGGATTGATGGATGTACAGCTGGAAAAGAATCACAGAAGACTActtcagtacagtgggccctccttatatgcGGACTTGCCAtgtgcagatttgagcatccgcagatggcaaactcatattgtccccaatggtagcaTGGACATAgtcgcaccgccattggggacaaaaatcccttctcccctctttcccccttccctctcttccttcctccccccttcccttccctcccctccctccttacctgcttccttccttccttcctctttgcccCAGCTTGGCTTTGGGGTGGAGTCTGCCACCCAGTCAGCTAGGGCCAGGGCTGGGGCTTGAGTCTTGGAGCCCTGTCCCCAGGCCTAGCACCCAGGACAGTGTCTCTGAGCTCCAAAAGCCAAGCGCTGGCCCTGGTGCTGGCTCCCTCCGGCCAATGGGGCTCTGAGGGAGCTGGAGCCAGGGCCAAGGCTTAGGTTTTGAatccattaaagacaatgggacttgagcatccacagattttggtatctgcaggggagtccagatatcgagggcccactgtatatgaccACAACAGCAAGACTGTTACATGTGCAAGGATGGAAGAATTGAATACTATTTGCTATGGAGGAATGGTTGTTGAAACCAACAGATTTAGCATATATGGACCAATTGGCTGGTTTGATTAGAAAAAGATCATTAGTTAAATTTTTCAAAGACTGAAAACCCTTTACAGACTTCGTGTGGGGAAAAAATGATTTGGTAACTTTTGGTTTGATGATTAGAAACAACAGACCATTGAAAGAAGGGAATATGATGTAAATTTTGTGAGAGAGGCATGAATACTATACGTTTATATAAGATCAGAAGacactttttgttcttttttttttttttttttgtgatgcatttttaaaattttttattgtattttagttttctaattcctctcttttttaaatttctataaTTCTTATGTAttcttaaatttttaaaataaaattgttaacagaaagaaagaaagatgcctGCCATAGACTGAAAGATAGCACTagacatgaatgaatgaacaactgAAGACACTCATGGAGAAATCTGAAGTGTGTGAGCCCTTAGAAGACTGCTACTTGCTCAACCAATATGACTTTGCAGAGTGAACTTGAGCAAATGTAGTTGGGGATTTGTTTAGTGTAGAAAATGAATGTGTAATAATGGTAGAGTGCTTCTCAGTGTTTTGGAAAATAGACTGTTTATCAGATCTATTCCAGAACAATTGTACCTAAGTTAAAAGCACACTTTATCTGTTATAGAATACTAGACACTATGTGTTCAAGTAATGAAGCCCATTTTGTTGCAGGCTAACTTCGGAAATTCAGCAAGGAATTGGGTTTTGTTCATCTTATTGTATCACCTGGGTATTCTTCAAGTAATTGAAAAAGGAGAATCACAAAAACTGCttttctaacaacaacaaaaaacctaccCAAAAATGTGAAATCAGCAGAGGCAGATGCATAGCTTGCTTTATTAGATCATTAGACAACTGCATCCCAAGGTTTAAGCTCAAACCGAGGACAAAGATTAACACGTCAAAGATCTAAGACACTTTTGCCAACTAATAAGAAACTAGTAGATCCAGGAATCACAGCTAATCTCTAAGTGAACTAAGAAGACGATAGCAATCCAGAGAAGGTCCTGTAAATGGAAAACATCTTCCAGGCTTAGAGCCAGAAGCCACAACGAATGTCCATTCCTGAATAAAACCAAACAGTCTGGTGCAACAACATAGCCAGTAGCCAAGAGGACAGAAAACAGTTAGGTGGACAGTGGATTAATACTGAAATCTGATGTAAGCTGTCTAAGGAAAAACATCAGGAACATGTAGTGATGGCATGAACTCAAAGAAGTGACAAATATGAAATCAGCAAAGAGTCCAGTATGATTCAACAAGCATGAAGACCTTGGTGTGTTCCAACTAAGGAAAAGATATACCAGAAGATAGTCCACAGAGGGAAATGAAACTGTATACAGAATGAGGGCAAAAATATAGGAAGCTACCTTGCACTGTGTCAGTCCGTTAGTCCTCCTGCTAATGGATAGCAGCCCCTTTTTAGTCTTGCCATGGGATTCTTTTAATCCACATGTCATCCCTGGCCTAACTTCATGCAGTCCTCAATCTGATTTCAAAAGCCCTCTACAAATTggtcacagaaagagagagaacaggagTATGGCATAAGAAGAATCCAAAGTGATTGTCATCAACCAACTCTCTATGTAAAGCCTATAACCAATGTAATAGTGCCTTTCTGCCATGCAATTGGTATACAAAGGCATACCAACTCTATTGAATATAGCCATAATGACTAATGGTTTTGAAAGATTTGTTgtccatgaattttttttaaaagcattcaaactggtggccatcactacatcttAAGGAAACAAATTCCATAATCATGACTGTGTGCTGTATGAAAAAGTGGTTTCTTTCATCTGTCCTAAATGTCCCACCATTCACCTTCATTGGCTGACCTTACATTCTAATACTGTGAGAGAGGTGGCAAAATCAAGTgttttcctatccactttctctaATCTACACATATTTTTCTACAATTTAATCATCTCCTCCCTTACTTGCCTTTTTTCTAAGCTAAAAAGCTGTAAGAGCTACAGCCTCTCCACATAAAGGAGGTACACCAGCCTTCTTAATAATTTTattccccttttctccatctttcccagcTCTACAGTATATTTTTGAGCTGCTATACTTTTTGTACTATATACAATATTTCAGCTGTGGTTACACCATGGATTTATATAATGACAGTATGATAGAAGAAGTTTGCATTTTACAGTAGCTGATTTTCCAGTTATTCCCAACATGGTATTTTCCATTTTCACCACAGGGACACagcttgctgtttttattttgctgctcacaacaatcaaaatatttttatgtttgtCAAACCAAAGAAGCATCTTGTTAGTAGGTATGTGAAGTCCCAATATGCATGGCTTTACAACTGTCTACAATTGTCATTTTAATGTCCTTTCCTCAGTTCATACAATTCCTTTTGGAACTTTTGCCCATCCCTTTTTGTTCTGATCACCCTAaataacttggtgtcatctgcaaataggAGTATCTCTCTGCTTACCCCATCTCCAGATCATTTAtcaataagttttttttaaaaacactagtCCCAATGTAAATCCTGGGGAGACTCTACAATTTGCATCCTCCCAGTTCCAGAACTGTACCTTTATTACCATCTTTCCCATATATCTTTATACATTCTAGACAATTTCTCTGGTGCCATATACCAACAATACATCACTTTACAAAAATTCTATTTAAGATGAAAACATAATATAAATTTCAATCTCTTTCGTAACATATTTTCCCATTGCTTCATCTGTATATTATAACCAACATTCTCTGCTTTCTGTTCTTAAACTAGCTACTGAGCCATAACAGGCCCTCTCTCCTCATCCTATGACTGCTGGGAATACTCACAACTCTTTCATGAAGAATCATGGTCAAGAGCCTTTTGGAAATCCAAGTGAACAATGTCTATAACATCATCCTTATCACCAGACTTGTTGACACTCTCAAGGAATTCTAAAAAATTCTTACCTGTTTCAGAAGCCATGTTGATTCTTAGTCAGCAAGACTTGCCTTTCCATCCACTTGATACTTTTGTCTTTCCTCCAGTATACCTACAACAGGCGTTAAGGTAACTAACTTATTATTATGTTGTTCCTAAGATATCATTTTGAAAATCAACCACTTTCCAGTCCTTTGGCACAGACAGCAAGCTTAAAGACACAATACATTTCCCATGCCTCCATTCTGAGACcagaacttttaaaatatatatattttatattttatggaTATCAACACCATGTAGGCTAGTCAGAGCCTGGGATTACTTGTTCTCCTCCTACCCAACTTCCATTACTACACAGGTAGTATAGTAAGGGACCACCTATTGGTTTGCCAATAATTCTAATTAAAGCGCTTTTAGTTGCGGGAGAAAAGTTAAGCAAAAAGTTCTGAAACATGGGCTAATTCTAAAGTTAGCCCTCACTAAAGTAGACTCATCAAAATGCAGTGGACCTGTTATTCACAATCAGTTTAAGTTGcattggattcaatgggtctactctaggtaTGCTAACTTTAGATTTAGCCCTTTGCATGCCTTCATTCTTTGCTTCCAATCTCCTTCCTTCAATTACCACAAACTATctcatgtttctttcttttttaaaaaaaaaagaagaagaagaatcaatTAACTTTAACAAAAAGACCCTGTCCCCACCATTTTGGCACTGGAAAAGCTCTTGCATGAGATCCTTCTGACATTTACTGCGTTTAAAGCATGGTTGAGTTTTTAATACTACTTTAAAGTTCTGATTTTCTCTGGACCACTATTACAGGGGCATTTATTTATCATAATTCCTAAAATTATAGCAAATAGAAAATAAACAGTTTCCCAGTTACACTATATTACATTacactgatatttttaaaaagtaacatagtTTTAAGAGCCCTTGATCAAACACCAAGTTACTACTTGCAGTTCAGGCACTTGTGTATTTTCAGAATCAGGCCTAATTTATCTAACATTTAAGACTGAGCCTAATTAGTTTTACTCACACAGGTAAGTTCTACAGTATTCCTTATCCCTAGTTCCATATGAATAGAGTTAGAATTCAGAGGGTTACTATATTTTCTAAGTGAGTTTAGTTAAACTGCAGGAGTAGACTACAGTTTACATAGGAAATACTTTCAGGCGCTGAAGGTGGAGCCTGAGGCTTGGATTCTCTTGcttggtcccaactagagtaaactcattaaatcatttgttgaatgttgagtcaacatataagtaaatcctattgattccatgggtctactctagttgggattaacttTAGGCTTCAGACTTATTTAGGCTTAAAGCTGATTGGCCAGCCTTCAGGTGTCTGTCTTTCATTTGATTCATAATTAGGGGAGGGAGCAGCTTCCTTATGACACCTGGAATTTATATAAGAGATCAGAACTGACTGCTTCTACTCTCTGGACTATAACCTGTCATGGGGCAGATGGTTTCTTGCCCTGACTAAGCCCCATCATGAAGATCTTGGGGAAGATATTTTTTTGTCTCTGTTCCATCAGGCTGCTCTCTTCTGGTGTCCTGTGTTTTTCCAGTCCTGAGGATGAAGAAGACTCTCAGCCATTGCTGATGTCAGAGATGGAGGCCTCCAAGGTACCTCCGGGGTTATCAATTCCCCCAGATATAGAAAATGGTCGTGGCCCATTACCTCCCATTTTCAAGATGCTGTCTGGTCACAGTCACCAGGAACTGGAGGACAGCATCCCAAGACCACGACCAGATGCCAGAGCCCTGAGATACATGAAGAGGCTGTATAAAATGTTTGCCACCAAGGATGGGATCCCAAAGGCTAACCAAAACCATCTCTATAACACAGTCCGGCTCTTCACTCCGCATGCTGAGTGCAAGCACCTGCCTGAAGGCCAAGTAGAAGGTAAGTGAGCATCTTAGATGTAACATGAATAGGGCTGAAAGGGTTTTCCACCTATAGACTGGtaatcattaaaaataaataggatTGTTGTATATACTGTTTTGTATGAATTTACTTTATTAAAAAATGTGTCTAAAAGTGCCTACATGTGAACTAGGCATTTTTGGCAAGTTCACATGTCTCCAAAATTGTAAATATATAGTAGTGGAGGCTATATTCTTTTAAGAAGCCTCTGTCCTAAATGTGATCTTTTCTTACATGAGTTTCCTCAATTCAACAAATGATCTCTAAAATGTAAACATACTTCTTATGCCCAATACAAAACAGTGAATAAATGTCACCAGAATAATCTGGTATTGGTGGCTTTTACTTAGATCTCTTGAGTGTTGATCTGTTTAATAAAAGGCCAGTTACGATGCTTGATGTGACTGTCAGAGCCACAGTTCAAGTTTCAGTATGCTTATTTAGAAAGAGTAATTGATCAGTGGAATTTACGACCAGATACATATatcttgatttttgtttgttttattgtataaCAACTGCATTTAGGCTCTTAGCTCTAATATCCTACAAAGAGATAGGCTATAAATTACAATATACCCAGGATTGTAGGCCTGCTATGCTTTGAAAATCTGTGGCCTAAAATGTGCAATAAAATTTGGACTCCAAAGGTTTGCTATTACAAAGAATCTTCTTGCCTTTGTGGCTATTAAGAAAAATAATCTACAGTAATAGCTTGTGTGTCCCTTTTTATAAAGGGAACATGCTAACAAATTACTGACTTCACTTAAAACTAGTCTATAGATTGTAGGCTTTAACCTATAAACATCTGATGATTCATTCAAGATTACTTACAAACCCTATTAGTAATCCTTATAGGTTAGTTGCTATGTAGGGCAATGCTTTTGTAGGGTTGTACTGAACTGACAAGCACAATTTCACACTAATTTCACCCACCTTgaaatggttttttttgggggggggtatatttTGTGAATGAGAGGACATTTTTGCTGTTGAGACAGAAAATTAGAGTGTGCATATTTGGTTCCCTTTGGTAGCCCTTTGGAGTACTTACTGTCATAATCTGTGGAGTTGTAGAATATTTGCCACTCAAATTCATAACATTCTGCAAAAATACTCCTTTAATTGTTGTATATGTTTTCCTTTTTAGGGGACATTCACTCAGTGGACCTACTCTTCAACCTGGACTGTGTTCCAGCTTTAGAACATTTACTCAAGTCAGTCCTATTGTACTCAATTGATAAGTCTGTTTCTAAATCTTTGGCTGTCACGTGCACAGGAAATCTCATTGTGAAGGAGCATGAGGCCGCTAGTCAAGTGTGTCCCAACTTTCCACATGCAATGACTTTCAGTCTATACTTTGAACTTAGACGCAAGTGGGTTGAGATTGATGTGACCACTTTCCTCCAGCCTTTGATAGCCTCCAACAAGAGAAATATTCATATGGCAATAAATTTCACTTGCCTGAAAAATGACCAGTTGCCTGGCTTTAATCAGGATTCCTTTAATATGGCACTGGTATCACCTTCTCTTCTACTGTATCTCAATGACACCAGTGATCAAGCATACCATGGGAGGAACTTCTTCAAGCCCAGAAGGAGCAACTCTGTGGGATCTAAACTGAAGAAGAGTCCTTTCACTAGCCCCAGAGAAGAGGTGAGAAAAGACTTCAAACAAGGCAAAAGAGTGCTTCGTCACCGGAGGGATGAAGATGGGGCTAGGGAAAACACACCAGTTCCAATCTATGATATAAGACAGTACTATGAACAGTTCCTCTTTCCTCAAAA from Sceloporus undulatus isolate JIND9_A2432 ecotype Alabama chromosome 2, SceUnd_v1.1, whole genome shotgun sequence includes the following:
- the GDF9 gene encoding growth/differentiation factor 9 isoform X1; translation: MSITSSLSPDLLTLSRNSKKFLPVSEAMLILSQQDLPFHPLDTFVFPPVYLQQALRLLSSGVLCFSSPEDEEDSQPLLMSEMEASKVPPGLSIPPDIENGRGPLPPIFKMLSGHSHQELEDSIPRPRPDARALRYMKRLYKMFATKDGIPKANQNHLYNTVRLFTPHAECKHLPEGQVEGDIHSVDLLFNLDCVPALEHLLKSVLLYSIDKSVSKSLAVTCTGNLIVKEHEAASQVCPNFPHAMTFSLYFELRRKWVEIDVTTFLQPLIASNKRNIHMAINFTCLKNDQLPGFNQDSFNMALVSPSLLLYLNDTSDQAYHGRNFFKPRRSNSVGSKLKKSPFTSPREEVRKDFKQGKRVLRHRRDEDGARENTPVPIYDIRQYYEQFLFPQNECELHNFWLRFSQLKWDRWIIAPHKYNPHYCKGECPRVVGHRYGSPVHTMVQNIIYEKLDSSVPRPSCVPAEYSPLSVLKVEPDRSIVYKEYEDMIATKCTCR
- the GDF9 gene encoding growth/differentiation factor 9 isoform X2, with protein sequence MSEMEASKVPPGLSIPPDIENGRGPLPPIFKMLSGHSHQELEDSIPRPRPDARALRYMKRLYKMFATKDGIPKANQNHLYNTVRLFTPHAECKHLPEGQVEGDIHSVDLLFNLDCVPALEHLLKSVLLYSIDKSVSKSLAVTCTGNLIVKEHEAASQVCPNFPHAMTFSLYFELRRKWVEIDVTTFLQPLIASNKRNIHMAINFTCLKNDQLPGFNQDSFNMALVSPSLLLYLNDTSDQAYHGRNFFKPRRSNSVGSKLKKSPFTSPREEVRKDFKQGKRVLRHRRDEDGARENTPVPIYDIRQYYEQFLFPQNECELHNFWLRFSQLKWDRWIIAPHKYNPHYCKGECPRVVGHRYGSPVHTMVQNIIYEKLDSSVPRPSCVPAEYSPLSVLKVEPDRSIVYKEYEDMIATKCTCR